One segment of Scyliorhinus torazame isolate Kashiwa2021f chromosome 14, sScyTor2.1, whole genome shotgun sequence DNA contains the following:
- the LOC140390167 gene encoding uncharacterized protein isoform X1: MEDQQFKCEPSIETFVTFPSLLIHQRIHIGEKPFRCEVCEATFTDSSNLQRHQRIHTGEKPFVCEVCNKSFAQSANLRVHQRIHTGEKPFTCEICNKSFSDSSNLRTHQRIHTGEKPFRCVVCNKSFSDSSKLLLHQTVHTGEKPFTCVVCNKSFSRSQNLRVHQRIHTGEKPFTCEVCDKSFSQLTNLRAHHSIHTGDRPFKCEMCDKGFTQLSKLLIHQGIHKGEKPFTCEICNKSFLQSSSLRVHKRIHTGEKPFTCEVCNKSFSDSSVLCGHRRIHTGEKPFMCEVCDKSFSRSTELRVHQRIHTGEKPFTCDVCDKSFTRSSELCRHRRIHTGEKPFTCEVCDKPFSNSSHLRTHQHIHTGEKLFKCNVCDKSFSNSSHLSTHERIHTGEKPFTCEVCDKSFSRSSELCRHQRIHTGEKPFMCKVCYKSFSNSTHLRTHLRIHTGEKPFMCKVCNKSFSDSSHLRTHQRIHTGEKPFTCEVCDKSFSRPASLRLHQSIHTGEKPFSCEVCYKSFSQSRTLRVHQRIHTGEKPFSCEVCNKSFAQSRTLRAHQRIHMEVIIHV; the protein is encoded by the coding sequence ATGGAAGACCAACAATTTAAGTGTGAGCCATCCATTGAAACTTTTGTTACCTTTCCGAGTCTCCTGATACACCAGAGAATTCACATAGGAGAAAAACCTTTCAGGTGTGAGGTGTGTGAGGCGACTTTCACTGATTCCTCCAATCTCCAGAgacaccagaggattcacacaggagagaaaccatttGTGTGTGAGGTCTGCAACAAATCATTCGCGCAGTCAGCGAATCTCCGCGTacaccaacgtattcacactggggagaaaccattcacctgtgaGATCTGTAACAAATCATTTTCTGACTCCTCAAACCTCCGcacacaccaacgcattcacacaggggagaaaccatttagGTGTGTGgtgtgcaacaaatcattctcCGATTCATCGAAACTCCTGCTCCACCAGACGgtccacacaggggagaaaccattcacatgtgtGGTGTGTAACAAATCATTCTCAAGATCGCAAAACCTCCGTGTTCACCAGcgtattcacaccggggagaaaccattcacgtgtgaggtgtgtgacaaatcattctcacagtTAACAAACCTCCGTGCACACCACAGCATTCACACCGGAGACAGACCATTCAAGTGTGAAAtgtgtgacaaaggcttcacacagTTATCGAAACTCCTGATCCACCAGGGGATCCAcaaaggggagaaaccattcacttgCGAAATATGCAACAAATCATTCTTGCAGTCGTCGAGCCTCCGTGTCCAcaaacgcattcacacaggggagaaaccatttacctgtgaggtgtgcaacaaatcattctcaGATTCATCGGTGCTTTGTGGacaccgacgcattcacactggggagaaaccattcatgtgTGAAGTTTGTGACAAATCATTTTCACGGTCAACAGAGCTCCGTgtccaccaacgcattcacacaggggagaagccattcacctgtgaCGTGTGCGACAAATCATTCACGCGGTCATCAGAGCTCTGCAGACACCGAcgcattcacacaggagagaaaccatttACGTGCGAGGTGTGTGACAAACCATTCTCGAATTCATCGCACCTCCGCACACATCAACACATACATACAGGCGAGAAACTATTCAAGTGCAATGTGTGTGATAAATCATTCTCAAATTCATCGCACCTGTCCACACATGAACGCATTCACACGGGcgagaaaccattcacatgtgaGGTATGCGATAAATCATTCTCACGGTCGTCGGAGCTCTGccgacaccaacgcattcacacaggggagaaaccatttatGTGTAAGGTGTGCTACAAATCGTTCTCCAATTCAACGCACCTCCGCACACATctacgcattcacacaggggagaaaccattcatgtgCAAGGTATGTAACAAATCATTCTCCGATTcatcacacctccgcacacaccaacgtattcacacaggggagaaaccgttcacatgtgaggtgtgtgacaaatcattctcacggCCTGCGAGCCTCCGCTTACACCAAAGTATTCATACAGGAGAGAAACCATTCTCGTGCGAGGTGTGTTATAAATCATTCTCACAGTCTCGAACTCTCCGtgtacaccaacgcattcacacaggagagaaaccattcTCATGTGAGGTGTGCAACAAATCATTCGCACAGTCTCGAACCCTACGTGCGCACCAACGCATTCACATGGAAGTAATTATCCATGTGTGA